One Sinorhizobium mexicanum genomic region harbors:
- a CDS encoding TIGR02300 family protein, with amino-acid sequence MAKPELGTKRIDPETGRKFYDLNRDPIVSPYTGKSYPLSFFEESSVAKVLEKEEEEDVTEVDAENTEVELVSLEDADDEASGGDDLPDLGDDDVEIDGDDDDTFLETDDEDEDDDMSDLIGVSDEDEDV; translated from the coding sequence GTGGCAAAACCGGAACTTGGAACAAAGCGCATCGACCCGGAAACGGGGCGCAAATTCTACGATCTGAACCGTGATCCGATCGTCTCCCCCTACACGGGCAAGTCCTATCCGCTGTCCTTCTTCGAGGAGAGCTCCGTCGCCAAGGTGCTCGAGAAGGAAGAAGAGGAAGACGTAACGGAAGTCGATGCAGAGAACACCGAGGTCGAACTCGTTTCGCTCGAAGATGCCGACGACGAGGCATCGGGCGGCGACGACCTGCCGGATCTCGGCGACGACGATGTCGAGATCGACGGCGACGACGACGACACCTTCCTCGAGACCGACGACGAGGACGAAGACGACGATATGAGCGACCTCATCGGCGTCTCCGACGAGGACGAAGACGTCTAA
- the aroA gene encoding 3-phosphoshikimate 1-carboxyvinyltransferase, with product MSHGSSPRPATAKKSSDLKGTVRIPGDKSISHRSFMFGGLASGETRITGLLEGEDVINTGKAMQAMGARIRKEGDAWIIDGVGNGALLAPEAPLDFGNAGTGCRLTMGLVGVYDFDSTFIGDASLTKRPMGRVLNPLREMGVQVNSAEGDRLPVTLRGPKTPNPITYRVPMASAQVKSAVLLAGLNTPGITTVIEPVMTRDHTEKMLQGFGASLTVETDADGVRTIRLEGRGKLTGQVIDVPGDPSSTAFPLVAALLVPGSDVTILNVLMNPTRTGLILTLQEMGANIEVMNARLAGGEDVADLRVRFSELQGVMVPDERAPSMIDEYPVLAVAAAFAEGTTVMNGLDELRVKESDRLSAVADGLKLNGVDCDEGEASLVVRGRPGGKGLGNASGGEVKTHLDHRIAMSFLVMGLASEHPVTVDDATMIATSFPEFMDLMTGLGAKIEQTEAKVA from the coding sequence ATGTCCCATGGCTCAAGCCCGCGGCCTGCCACCGCAAAGAAGTCTTCCGATCTCAAGGGTACGGTCCGCATTCCCGGCGACAAGTCGATCTCGCATCGCTCCTTCATGTTCGGCGGTCTTGCCTCGGGTGAGACGCGCATCACCGGCCTGCTCGAGGGCGAGGACGTGATCAACACCGGCAAGGCGATGCAGGCCATGGGCGCCAGGATCCGCAAGGAGGGCGACGCCTGGATCATCGACGGCGTCGGCAACGGCGCGCTGCTCGCGCCGGAAGCGCCGCTCGATTTCGGCAATGCCGGCACTGGCTGCCGGCTGACCATGGGCCTTGTCGGCGTCTATGATTTCGACTCGACGTTCATCGGCGATGCGTCGCTCACCAAGCGGCCGATGGGTCGCGTGCTGAACCCGCTGAGGGAAATGGGCGTCCAGGTGAACTCGGCCGAAGGCGACCGGCTGCCGGTGACGCTGCGTGGTCCGAAGACGCCGAACCCGATCACCTATCGCGTGCCGATGGCCTCCGCCCAGGTGAAATCGGCCGTGCTGCTCGCCGGCCTCAACACGCCCGGCATCACCACCGTCATCGAGCCGGTGATGACGCGCGACCACACCGAAAAGATGCTGCAGGGTTTCGGCGCCAGTCTGACGGTCGAAACCGATGCGGACGGCGTACGCACCATCCGCCTCGAAGGGCGCGGCAAGCTGACGGGCCAGGTGATCGACGTCCCCGGCGATCCGTCCTCGACAGCCTTCCCGCTGGTGGCTGCCCTTCTCGTGCCGGGCTCTGACGTCACCATCCTCAACGTCTTGATGAATCCGACACGCACCGGCCTCATCCTGACCCTGCAGGAAATGGGCGCCAACATCGAAGTCATGAATGCGCGGCTTGCCGGCGGCGAGGATGTCGCCGATCTCCGCGTGCGTTTTTCGGAGCTTCAGGGTGTCATGGTGCCGGACGAGCGCGCCCCCTCGATGATCGACGAATATCCGGTGCTCGCCGTCGCTGCCGCTTTTGCGGAGGGCACGACCGTCATGAACGGCCTCGACGAACTGCGCGTCAAGGAATCCGACCGCCTCTCCGCCGTCGCCGACGGCCTGAAGCTCAACGGCGTCGACTGTGACGAAGGCGAAGCCTCGCTGGTCGTCCGCGGCCGCCCCGGCGGCAAGGGCCTCGGCAATGCCTCTGGCGGCGAGGTCAAGACCCATCTCGACCACCGCATCGCCATGAGCTTCCTCGTCATGGGGCTCGCCTCCGAGCATCCGGTGACGGTTGACGATGCTACGATGATCGCAACGAGCTTCCCGGAGTTCATGGATTTGATGACGGGGTTGGGCGCGAAGATCGAGCAGACGGAAGCCAAGGTCGCTTAA
- the cmk gene encoding (d)CMP kinase — translation MTLIIAIDGPAAAGKGTLSRRIAEEYGFHHLDTGLTYRATAKALLDAGLPLDDEAVAEKMAREVELAGLDRSVLSAHQIGEAASKIAVMPAVRRALVEAQRGFSRKEPGTVLDGRDIGTIVCPDAAVKLYVTASPEVRAKRRYDEIIAGGGSADYAAIFEDVKKRDERDMGRADSPLRPAADAHLLDTSEMSIEAAFQAAKMLIDAALQKKI, via the coding sequence ATGACACTCATCATCGCCATCGACGGACCCGCTGCCGCCGGCAAGGGGACGCTCTCGCGGCGGATTGCCGAGGAATACGGCTTCCACCATCTCGACACCGGGCTCACCTATCGTGCCACCGCCAAGGCGCTTCTCGATGCCGGGCTGCCGCTCGACGACGAGGCGGTCGCAGAGAAGATGGCGCGCGAGGTCGAGCTTGCGGGGCTTGATCGCTCGGTGCTCTCGGCCCATCAGATCGGCGAGGCGGCGTCGAAGATCGCAGTCATGCCGGCCGTGCGTCGGGCGCTGGTGGAGGCACAGCGCGGCTTCTCGCGGAAGGAGCCGGGCACCGTGCTCGACGGGCGCGACATCGGCACCATTGTCTGCCCCGACGCCGCCGTGAAGCTCTATGTGACGGCCTCCCCGGAAGTCAGGGCGAAAAGGCGCTACGACGAGATCATCGCAGGCGGTGGCTCGGCCGATTACGCCGCCATCTTCGAGGATGTGAAAAAGCGCGACGAGCGCGACATGGGCCGGGCCGACAGCCCGCTTCGCCCGGCGGCGGATGCGCACTTGCTTGACACTTCCGAAATGAGTATAGAGGCGGCATTCCAGGCGGCGAAGATGCTGATCGACGCGGCCTTGCAAAAGAAGATTTGA
- the rpsA gene encoding 30S ribosomal protein S1, whose translation MSATNPTRDDFAALLEESFAKTDLAEGYVAKGVITAIEKDVAIVDVGLKVEGRVPLKEFGAKAKDGSLKVGDEVEVYVERIENALGEAVLSREKARREESWQRLEVKFEAGERVEGIIFNQVKGGFTVDLDGAVAFLPRSQVDIRPIRDVTPLMHNPQPFEILKMDKRRGNIVVSRRTVLEESRAEQRSEIVQNLEEGQVVEGVVKNITDYGAFVDLGGIDGLLHVTDMAWRRVNHPSEILNIGQQVKVQIIRINQETHRISLGMKQLESDPWDGIGAKYPVGKKISGTVTNITDYGAFVELEPGIEGLIHISEMSWTKKNVHPGKILSTSQEVDVVVLEVDPTKRRISLGLKQTLENPWQAFAHSHPAGTEVEGEVKNKTEFGLFIGLDGDVDGMVHLSDLDWNRPGEQVIEEYNKGDVVRAVVLDVDVEKERISLGIKQLGKDSVGEAAASGELRKNAVVSAEVIAINDGGIEVKLVNHEDITSFIRRADLSRDRDEQRPERFSVGQVVDARVTNFSKKDRKIQLSIKALEIAEEKEAVAQFGSSDSGASLGDILGAALKNRQTNE comes from the coding sequence ATGTCTGCAACCAACCCCACCCGTGATGATTTCGCGGCGCTTCTCGAAGAGTCCTTCGCCAAGACGGACCTCGCCGAAGGCTATGTCGCCAAGGGCGTCATCACCGCGATCGAAAAGGACGTCGCGATCGTCGACGTCGGTCTGAAGGTCGAAGGCCGCGTGCCGCTGAAGGAATTCGGCGCCAAGGCCAAGGACGGCTCTCTCAAGGTCGGCGACGAAGTCGAAGTCTATGTCGAGCGCATCGAAAATGCGCTCGGCGAAGCCGTTCTGTCGCGCGAAAAGGCTCGCCGCGAGGAAAGCTGGCAGCGCCTGGAAGTGAAGTTCGAAGCCGGCGAACGCGTCGAAGGCATCATCTTCAACCAGGTCAAGGGCGGCTTCACCGTCGATCTCGACGGCGCCGTAGCCTTCCTGCCGCGTTCGCAGGTCGACATCCGTCCGATCCGCGACGTCACCCCGCTGATGCACAACCCGCAGCCCTTCGAAATCCTCAAGATGGACAAGCGCCGCGGCAACATCGTCGTTTCGCGCCGTACGGTTCTCGAAGAGTCCCGCGCCGAGCAGCGTTCTGAAATCGTTCAGAACCTCGAGGAAGGCCAGGTTGTCGAGGGTGTCGTCAAGAACATCACCGATTACGGTGCGTTCGTCGACCTCGGCGGCATCGACGGCCTGCTGCACGTGACCGACATGGCATGGCGTCGCGTCAACCATCCGTCGGAAATCCTGAACATCGGCCAGCAGGTCAAGGTTCAGATCATCCGCATCAATCAGGAAACCCACCGCATCTCGCTCGGTATGAAGCAGCTCGAGTCCGATCCGTGGGATGGCATTGGCGCCAAGTACCCGGTCGGCAAGAAGATCTCCGGTACCGTCACGAACATCACCGACTACGGTGCGTTCGTCGAGCTGGAGCCGGGCATCGAAGGCCTGATCCACATCTCCGAAATGTCCTGGACCAAGAAGAACGTTCACCCCGGCAAGATCCTGTCCACCAGCCAGGAAGTCGACGTGGTCGTTCTCGAAGTCGATCCGACCAAGCGTCGTATCTCGCTCGGTCTCAAGCAGACGCTCGAGAACCCGTGGCAGGCATTCGCGCATAGCCACCCGGCCGGCACCGAAGTCGAAGGCGAAGTCAAGAACAAGACCGAATTCGGCCTGTTCATCGGCCTCGACGGCGATGTCGACGGCATGGTCCACCTCTCCGACCTCGACTGGAACCGTCCGGGCGAGCAGGTCATCGAAGAATACAACAAGGGCGATGTCGTCCGTGCTGTCGTTCTCGATGTGGACGTCGAGAAGGAGCGCATCTCGCTCGGCATCAAGCAGCTCGGCAAGGATTCTGTCGGTGAAGCTGCCGCTTCCGGCGAACTGCGCAAGAACGCCGTTGTTTCGGCCGAAGTCATCGCGATCAACGATGGTGGCATCGAAGTGAAGCTCGTGAACCACGAAGACATCACCTCGTTCATCCGTCGTGCGGACCTGTCGCGTGACCGTGACGAACAGCGTCCGGAGCGCTTCTCGGTTGGTCAGGTTGTTGACGCCCGCGTCACCAACTTCTCCAAGAAGGACCGCAAGATCCAGCTGTCGATCAAGGCTCTGGAAATCGCGGAAGAGAAGGAAGCCGTCGCTCAGTTCGGTTCGTCCGACTCCGGCGCTTCGCTCGGCGACATTCTTGGCGCCGCTCTGAAGAACCGCCAGACCAACGAGTAA
- a CDS encoding DUF6665 family protein, whose product MTFRLPQSLGRSDTSSGVNVLEYELMAERADALGRHGLKVERAIAALDQFDSSKEQPAARERLLDEAADAVWAFLIQREICGLRDSRDAVRRYGIPKEVMARLGIVRKR is encoded by the coding sequence ATGACATTCCGCCTTCCGCAATCGCTGGGCCGCTCGGATACAAGCAGCGGCGTGAATGTGCTCGAATATGAGCTGATGGCGGAGCGTGCCGACGCGCTTGGCCGCCACGGCTTGAAGGTGGAGAGGGCGATTGCGGCGCTGGACCAATTCGACAGCAGCAAGGAGCAGCCGGCAGCCCGTGAGCGGCTTCTCGACGAGGCGGCCGATGCTGTCTGGGCATTCCTCATTCAGCGCGAGATATGCGGCCTGCGCGACAGCCGCGACGCGGTGCGCCGTTACGGCATCCCGAAGGAGGTCATGGCCCGCCTCGGAATCGTCAGAAAGCGATAG
- a CDS encoding BA14K family protein: MTGFRNFVMSCALAAASMITPVAPVQAMPRPALDIEIKAPADVLNVTHRGYYGRGYYPRWRGGYYGGWPGYSPGYRRAGIAFYFGPGVGYYPGRYYYGNRYYYGTRYYGPGYYPGYYPYRYYGAPYGYYRPGYYGHRYYRPGWGW; this comes from the coding sequence ATGACGGGATTTCGGAATTTCGTTATGAGCTGCGCACTGGCGGCTGCCTCCATGATTACCCCTGTCGCGCCTGTCCAGGCCATGCCGCGTCCGGCGCTCGATATAGAGATCAAGGCCCCCGCAGATGTCCTGAACGTGACACACCGCGGATATTATGGTCGGGGTTATTATCCGCGCTGGCGCGGCGGCTATTACGGTGGCTGGCCGGGTTACTCTCCCGGCTATCGCCGGGCAGGCATCGCCTTCTATTTCGGGCCTGGCGTCGGCTACTATCCAGGTCGCTACTACTATGGGAACCGGTATTATTACGGGACCCGCTATTACGGCCCCGGCTACTACCCCGGTTACTATCCATACCGGTATTACGGCGCTCCGTACGGCTATTATCGCCCCGGCTACTACGGACATCGGTATTACCGACCCGGATGGGGTTGGTAG
- a CDS encoding DUF6647 family protein, whose protein sequence is MHTLTKQMVPWIFSAIASTTLAASAGEPAHPDVNSGDASRQVVLPGRGLIVEPDAFVFGSGPNHSRQAALKAIAAWLSSELGLPLIDEPPAIEFASAKRMIGLRYRDVPLDRWSGGAAHLDAPGERPAVVAVYDDEARTVYLPDGWTGKTPGEVSVLVHEMVHHIQNVAGLKFACPEEREKTAFEAQKRWLGLFGSDLEAEFGLDPFTLLVRTNCLY, encoded by the coding sequence ATGCACACGCTCACGAAGCAAATGGTGCCCTGGATCTTCAGCGCAATTGCATCGACCACCCTGGCCGCATCGGCAGGAGAGCCGGCGCATCCCGACGTCAATTCTGGCGACGCGTCGAGGCAAGTGGTCCTGCCGGGCAGAGGACTCATTGTCGAGCCCGATGCCTTCGTTTTCGGGTCAGGGCCTAACCATTCGCGGCAGGCTGCGCTGAAGGCGATCGCTGCATGGCTTTCGTCGGAACTCGGTCTTCCGCTGATCGACGAACCGCCTGCCATCGAATTCGCATCCGCCAAGCGAATGATCGGTCTGCGCTATCGGGACGTGCCGTTGGACCGGTGGAGCGGAGGCGCTGCCCATCTGGACGCGCCTGGCGAACGGCCCGCCGTCGTTGCTGTTTACGATGATGAGGCAAGAACTGTCTATCTGCCGGACGGATGGACGGGGAAGACGCCGGGGGAGGTCTCCGTGCTTGTGCACGAAATGGTCCACCACATTCAGAATGTGGCAGGATTGAAGTTTGCATGCCCGGAGGAACGCGAGAAAACAGCCTTCGAAGCGCAGAAACGATGGCTGGGTCTCTTCGGTAGCGATCTCGAGGCGGAGTTCGGGCTTGATCCCTTCACACTGTTGGTCCGTACAAACTGTTTGTACTAA
- a CDS encoding adenylate/guanylate cyclase domain-containing protein — MSFKGATGTPRPARWGLAAKLFATLVLLGAAAVLLTAVLGYFRARDALEQAIFDQLTTARQTKARQIETYFRTIQAELRLLATSKMVVESTREFRTAVEQLDRGGISAELSRKVSDWYAENFIPQMTSVLGREPALSDYLPVGGAPYYLQYHYIVANPNPAERRGLLDDAGDGSEYSRLHAIYHPLMRAAATTVGFFDFMVADPKSGRLIYTVQKETDFTTSLQFGPYRRSNVAAAVARCSLAPDQSAVCLADFAPYDPSGGAPIAFMGAPIIDKGVVIGVLIAQLSNDEIDNVVTSGRRWRQDGFGNTGEAYLVGPDYLVRSAPRAFYENRDGYFAELRTVGTPESELSAIRRYGTPVLHQRIETQATRAALAGVEGTGEIIGYRGVPTLASWGPLAIHDVKWGLVAKLDSAEAFAPIDRLRRDLMVVGGLAALVVAAAAAWLSHALLQPLRELTAGVKRFAAGDYDASVPVRTGDEIGQLCSAFNGMVEDIREQSAAIEEKNRENEQLLLNVLPAPIANRLRSGEVAIADGFAEVTVAFADIVGFTELTSDMPPQDVVTLLNGLFTRFDAAAQDLGVEKIKTVGDAYMAVCGLPVPTADHAERMVRMAIRMVHITREHALEHKASLSIRVGINTGPVVAGVIGKSKYIYDLWGDTVNLASRMETGGIPNSIQVTRAVYEKLKGEFVFEPRGTIEVKGKGKVEAWLLRL, encoded by the coding sequence ATGTCTTTCAAAGGTGCGACCGGCACACCACGCCCTGCGCGCTGGGGCCTGGCCGCAAAACTGTTCGCGACACTCGTCCTACTCGGTGCGGCCGCCGTTCTGCTGACTGCGGTGCTCGGTTACTTCCGGGCCCGCGATGCCCTCGAACAGGCAATCTTCGATCAGCTCACGACCGCCCGCCAAACCAAGGCGCGCCAGATCGAAACCTACTTCCGCACTATCCAGGCCGAGTTGCGCCTCCTTGCCACCTCGAAGATGGTGGTCGAATCTACACGCGAGTTCCGAACCGCGGTCGAACAACTCGACCGGGGAGGCATATCAGCCGAATTGAGCCGGAAGGTCAGCGACTGGTATGCCGAGAACTTCATCCCGCAAATGACCAGTGTCTTGGGCAGGGAACCGGCCCTGTCGGACTACTTGCCGGTCGGCGGAGCCCCCTACTATCTGCAGTATCACTACATCGTGGCCAATCCGAACCCGGCGGAGCGGCGCGGGCTTCTCGACGACGCCGGCGACGGCAGCGAATACAGCCGACTGCACGCTATCTACCATCCGCTGATGCGGGCGGCTGCCACAACGGTCGGATTCTTCGACTTCATGGTGGCCGACCCGAAATCGGGCCGGCTGATCTACACCGTGCAGAAGGAGACGGACTTCACCACATCCCTCCAGTTCGGTCCGTATCGCCGCTCCAACGTCGCAGCCGCGGTCGCCCGCTGCTCGCTGGCCCCCGACCAGTCGGCTGTCTGCCTTGCGGATTTCGCACCTTATGATCCATCGGGCGGCGCACCGATCGCCTTCATGGGCGCGCCGATTATCGACAAGGGCGTCGTCATCGGCGTGCTGATCGCGCAACTGTCGAATGACGAGATCGACAACGTCGTCACCAGCGGTCGCCGTTGGCGGCAGGACGGATTTGGCAACACCGGCGAGGCATACCTGGTCGGGCCGGACTATCTGGTGCGCTCGGCCCCGCGTGCGTTCTACGAGAATCGTGACGGCTATTTCGCCGAACTCCGCACCGTAGGCACCCCGGAGAGCGAGCTGTCAGCAATCCGGCGCTACGGGACACCGGTATTGCATCAGCGCATCGAGACACAGGCCACCAGGGCTGCGCTGGCCGGTGTCGAGGGTACTGGCGAGATCATCGGCTACCGTGGCGTTCCGACGCTCGCTTCATGGGGGCCACTCGCAATTCACGATGTCAAGTGGGGCCTTGTCGCCAAGCTCGACAGCGCCGAAGCCTTCGCGCCGATCGATCGGCTGCGCCGGGACCTGATGGTGGTCGGAGGACTGGCGGCGCTGGTGGTGGCAGCCGCGGCCGCGTGGCTTTCGCACGCGCTGCTTCAGCCACTGCGCGAACTCACCGCCGGGGTGAAACGCTTCGCCGCCGGCGACTACGACGCCAGCGTCCCTGTCCGCACGGGCGATGAGATCGGCCAGCTCTGCTCGGCCTTCAATGGCATGGTCGAGGATATTCGAGAGCAGAGCGCCGCGATCGAGGAAAAGAATCGCGAGAACGAGCAGCTGCTGCTGAATGTGCTGCCGGCGCCAATCGCCAACCGGCTCCGCAGCGGCGAGGTGGCGATCGCGGATGGCTTTGCTGAAGTCACTGTCGCTTTCGCCGATATCGTCGGCTTCACGGAACTGACGTCTGACATGCCGCCGCAGGACGTCGTGACCCTGCTTAACGGGCTCTTCACCCGCTTCGACGCTGCTGCTCAAGATCTCGGCGTCGAGAAGATCAAGACAGTGGGCGATGCCTATATGGCGGTGTGCGGCCTACCCGTGCCGACGGCCGACCACGCCGAGCGCATGGTTCGCATGGCCATCCGCATGGTTCACATTACCCGCGAGCACGCCCTGGAACACAAAGCCTCGCTCAGCATAAGGGTGGGCATCAACACCGGCCCTGTCGTGGCCGGCGTGATCGGCAAGAGCAAATACATCTACGACCTTTGGGGCGACACCGTGAACCTCGCGAGCCGGATGGAAACAGGGGGCATTCCCAATTCGATCCAGGTTACCCGCGCGGTCTACGAAAAGCTCAAAGGCGAGTTCGTCTTCGAGCCGCGCGGCACAATCGAAGTCAAGGGCAAAGGAAAGGTAGAGGCGTGGCTCCTAAGATTGTAG
- a CDS encoding adenylate/guanylate cyclase domain-containing protein, whose amino-acid sequence MRGSDENRHPAIWTHSLRSLFALVMVAMLIVVSATLVGLDYRRSRSAAIEDAEANMHAFVGRLVDRLGVLSGDTSALVGLVSSVANSFLVPPPERVNDKIAILREGIMRSPHIDGVYVGYPDGAFFQLVDLAMPAWRMALDAPRGAAIAVRSMEKDAEGKSVNRVLFLDAAGMQFAERRLTSTGFDPQTRPWYQAAVDGKAPVSTGPYEMATTGKLGMTISQAHHGNGKIVIGADVVLDTITDFLSRERLTDGSVSFILDAVGRPIIHSDPAMMRRIMAAKQKYDPVAAPQNDPLIESIRLNPPAPGKPSFVDVGDRTYLVVVTPLASALLLSGHRVVVAAPLDELMATANAALLEGLAVSGAVVVLAVLSALVLAHLITKSLHQLTASANRLQDLDFTTPIDVPSHVTEISTLNGAMNKARDAIFTFALYVPKELVRRGIESGQFGGRAAWRQEVTALFTDIYDFTTISERHAPEEVVAMLSEYFDIFSETVHAHDGTIIQFLGDSVFAMWNAPVADERHAEHACRCALAVKERLHAFNEKQKAKGLPEFRTRFGIHTGTAVVGSVGAKERLQYTAMGDTVNVASRLEGMNKNYDTTIMASGAVVAQCKDVITFRPLGSAQAKGRATALDIYEVLAASPVAGVKMDEAQTGTAA is encoded by the coding sequence ATGCGCGGCTCTGACGAGAACAGGCATCCCGCGATCTGGACGCATTCTCTCCGGTCGCTGTTTGCCCTCGTAATGGTTGCCATGCTCATCGTCGTGTCGGCGACGCTGGTTGGCCTCGACTACCGCCGTTCGCGCAGTGCGGCGATCGAAGACGCCGAGGCTAACATGCACGCCTTCGTCGGTCGTCTCGTCGACCGGCTCGGGGTCCTTTCCGGCGACACGTCGGCACTGGTCGGCCTGGTATCATCGGTCGCCAATTCCTTCCTCGTGCCCCCGCCGGAGCGCGTGAACGACAAGATCGCGATCCTGCGTGAAGGCATCATGCGATCTCCGCATATCGATGGCGTCTATGTCGGCTATCCGGACGGTGCGTTCTTCCAGCTCGTCGATCTGGCAATGCCGGCGTGGCGCATGGCGCTCGACGCGCCGCGCGGCGCAGCGATTGCCGTACGCTCGATGGAAAAGGATGCCGAAGGAAAGTCAGTCAACCGCGTCCTTTTCCTCGATGCAGCCGGCATGCAGTTCGCCGAGCGCCGGCTGACGTCAACCGGCTTCGATCCGCAAACTCGCCCCTGGTATCAGGCCGCCGTCGACGGGAAGGCTCCGGTCTCGACCGGGCCTTACGAAATGGCCACGACCGGCAAGCTCGGAATGACGATATCGCAAGCCCATCACGGAAACGGAAAGATCGTCATCGGCGCAGACGTCGTTCTCGACACGATTACAGACTTCCTGTCGCGCGAGCGGCTCACCGACGGTTCCGTTTCATTCATTCTCGACGCGGTCGGACGGCCAATCATCCACTCCGACCCCGCCATGATGCGCCGCATCATGGCGGCAAAACAGAAGTACGACCCGGTCGCTGCGCCGCAAAACGATCCGCTCATCGAAAGCATCCGCCTCAACCCGCCCGCCCCGGGCAAGCCAAGCTTTGTCGATGTCGGCGATCGCACCTATCTCGTCGTGGTGACGCCACTAGCCTCGGCCTTGCTGCTTTCGGGGCATCGGGTGGTCGTCGCCGCTCCTCTCGACGAACTGATGGCGACCGCCAACGCCGCCCTGCTCGAGGGCCTCGCGGTTTCAGGCGCCGTCGTGGTGCTCGCCGTCCTCAGCGCTCTTGTTCTCGCGCACCTGATTACCAAGTCCCTGCACCAGCTGACCGCCAGCGCCAACCGGCTGCAGGATCTGGACTTCACCACGCCGATCGACGTGCCGTCGCATGTAACCGAAATCTCGACGCTCAACGGCGCGATGAACAAGGCCCGCGACGCCATCTTTACCTTCGCACTCTACGTGCCCAAGGAACTGGTGCGCCGAGGCATCGAATCCGGGCAGTTCGGCGGCCGGGCCGCCTGGCGTCAGGAAGTGACGGCGCTTTTCACGGATATCTACGATTTCACCACCATCAGCGAGCGTCACGCGCCGGAGGAGGTGGTGGCGATGCTTTCGGAGTATTTCGATATTTTCAGCGAAACGGTCCACGCCCACGACGGCACGATCATCCAGTTCCTCGGCGACTCGGTCTTTGCCATGTGGAACGCGCCGGTCGCCGATGAACGACACGCCGAACACGCCTGTCGCTGCGCGCTCGCCGTCAAGGAGAGGCTGCACGCGTTCAACGAGAAACAGAAGGCAAAGGGTCTTCCGGAATTCCGCACGCGCTTCGGCATTCATACCGGCACGGCCGTCGTCGGCAGCGTCGGCGCCAAGGAGCGGCTGCAATATACGGCGATGGGCGACACGGTGAATGTCGCCTCGCGGCTTGAAGGCATGAACAAGAACTACGACACGACGATCATGGCGAGCGGCGCAGTCGTTGCCCAATGCAAGGACGTGATCACATTCCGTCCGCTCGGCTCGGCGCAGGCCAAGGGGCGGGCAACAGCCCTCGACATCTACGAGGTCCTGGCAGCGAGCCCTGTCGCCGGAGTGAAAATGGACGAAGCGCAAACCGGAACGGCGGCGTAG
- a CDS encoding ribonuclease D encodes MANAIRFHEGDISAADAARYTGAIAIDTETLGLVPRRDRLCVVQLSPGDGTADVIRIAAGQREAPNLVAMLADPTRQKIFHFGRFDIAVLFHTFGVTATPVFCTKIASRLTRTYTDRHGLKDNLKELLDVDISKQQQSSDWAADILSPAQLEYAASDVLYLHALRDKLTARLLRDGRMEHAEACFAFLPTRAKLDLLGWEETDIFAHS; translated from the coding sequence ATGGCGAATGCAATACGATTCCACGAAGGCGATATTTCCGCGGCCGATGCGGCCCGCTACACGGGCGCTATCGCCATCGATACGGAAACGCTCGGCCTCGTTCCCCGCCGCGACCGGTTGTGCGTGGTGCAGCTTTCACCGGGTGACGGCACCGCCGACGTGATCCGCATTGCTGCCGGGCAGAGGGAAGCGCCGAACCTCGTTGCAATGCTCGCCGATCCGACGCGCCAGAAGATCTTCCACTTCGGCCGATTCGATATCGCCGTGCTCTTCCACACCTTCGGCGTCACTGCGACACCGGTTTTCTGCACCAAGATCGCCTCGCGGCTGACGCGCACCTACACCGACCGGCACGGGCTCAAGGATAATCTCAAGGAACTGCTCGACGTCGATATTTCCAAGCAGCAGCAGTCATCGGACTGGGCCGCCGACATCCTTTCGCCGGCACAGCTCGAATACGCCGCTTCCGACGTGCTGTACCTGCATGCGCTGCGTGACAAGCTGACGGCGCGCCTCCTGCGCGATGGCCGCATGGAGCATGCCGAAGCCTGCTTCGCCTTCCTGCCGACACGTGCAAAGCTCGACCTGCTCGGCTGGGAGGAAACGGATATCTTCGCGCATAGCTGA
- a CDS encoding YqaA family protein: protein MVAAALAGETSRTALFLAATAGNVLGAVVNFALGRFLIRFEHRRWFPVSPPARRKAEALFQRYGRPVLLFSWLPVVGDPLTLVAGLLRTPLTLFLVFVTLGKAARYAAVLWLTP, encoded by the coding sequence ATCGTCGCGGCGGCGCTTGCGGGCGAGACGAGCCGCACAGCGCTCTTCCTGGCGGCTACCGCGGGTAACGTGCTTGGCGCCGTTGTCAATTTCGCGCTCGGCCGCTTTCTCATCCGTTTCGAGCACCGCCGCTGGTTTCCGGTTTCGCCGCCCGCGCGGCGAAAGGCCGAGGCGCTCTTTCAGCGCTATGGCAGACCCGTGCTGCTTTTTTCCTGGCTGCCGGTCGTCGGCGATCCGCTCACGCTCGTCGCCGGGCTGCTGAGGACCCCGCTCACGCTGTTTCTCGTCTTCGTGACGCTCGGCAAGGCCGCACGCTACGCCGCCGTCCTGTGGCTGACGCCGTGA